The proteins below are encoded in one region of Clostridium pasteurianum DSM 525 = ATCC 6013:
- a CDS encoding DUF6431 domain-containing protein codes for MINIVKMPYGIKKYNKLCKFNQFPNKYGCEACGFEGKLYRHGFYYRNLITLKGAYKIVILRCKCQSCGKTYSLIPSFIIPYRQYAYEVILTSIIMMLKLGYSFSKILTLIKSLNINYSSLNTTDLSFWKNRLASSLSSIRLFFAQYKFYNSNINSKLPIDIIKKIIIFCRLRHDFNLDYFLHMPKYFFCK; via the coding sequence ATGATAAATATAGTAAAAATGCCTTACGGCATAAAAAAATACAATAAACTTTGTAAGTTTAATCAATTTCCAAATAAATATGGATGCGAAGCATGTGGATTTGAAGGTAAGCTGTACAGACATGGATTTTATTATAGAAACTTAATTACCCTTAAAGGTGCATACAAGATAGTCATCCTGCGTTGTAAATGTCAATCCTGTGGTAAAACCTATTCTCTTATACCCAGCTTTATTATTCCTTATAGGCAATATGCTTATGAAGTTATTCTAACTTCCATTATTATGATGCTAAAACTAGGTTATTCCTTTAGTAAAATATTAACTCTTATAAAATCTCTTAATATTAACTACTCATCTCTTAATACAACAGATCTATCATTTTGGAAAAATAGGCTAGCAAGCTCATTATCGAGTATTCGTTTATTTTTTGCACAGTATAAATTCTATAATTCTAATATAAATAGCAAATTACCTATTGATATCATAAAAAAAATTATTATCTTTTGCCGTTTAAGGCACGATTTTAACTTGGATTATTTTTTACACATGCCTAAGTATTTCTTTTGTAAATGA
- a CDS encoding HD domain-containing protein gives MHDIARVEESNDRTGEIDHAVLGSKIAEGILRKLEYENDKIEKIKHCIVAHRFRTGNIPKTIEAKILFDSDKLDVIGASGIARTFMLAGQFGQRLNWEKSLDNYLENNTVENGRLKDVSKHTPFIEYEIKFKKIPSKLYTAKAKEIGQKRIEFMKEYFNRLKSEIEGIE, from the coding sequence TTGCATGATATCGCAAGAGTAGAAGAAAGCAATGATAGAACTGGCGAAATTGATCATGCTGTTCTAGGTAGTAAAATTGCTGAAGGTATATTAAGAAAATTAGAATATGAAAATGACAAAATTGAGAAGATAAAGCATTGTATTGTAGCTCATAGATTTAGAACTGGTAATATACCTAAAACAATAGAAGCAAAAATACTTTTTGATTCAGATAAACTCGATGTTATCGGCGCCAGTGGCATTGCACGTACTTTTATGTTAGCAGGACAATTTGGTCAAAGATTAAATTGGGAAAAATCACTTGATAATTATTTAGAAAATAATACTGTTGAAAATGGAAGATTAAAAGATGTTTCAAAACATACACCTTTTATTGAATATGAAATAAAGTTTAAAAAAATTCCTAGTAAACTCTACACAGCAAAAGCAAAAGAAATTGGACAAAAAAGGATTGAATTTATGAAAGAATATTTTAATAGATTAAAATCAGAAATAGAAGGTATTGAATAA
- a CDS encoding GNAT family N-acetyltransferase — MHTRKMVKGDINKVIDIINRNYDEVMIGVHSKDVLDRFKKHNTFEDWEKQMKWKQIFVVEDNGKVIATGALANFGDNTYPKYYISNFFVKPENQNKGVGEILFKYILKLVRDSKVKFLHVPSSRNGIEFYKKMGFIEDSIQNDKLDEITWMTMNIS; from the coding sequence ATGCATACAAGAAAAATGGTAAAAGGTGATATTAATAAAGTTATAGATATTATTAATAGAAACTATGATGAGGTAATGATAGGGGTACATTCAAAAGATGTATTGGACAGATTTAAAAAGCACAATACTTTTGAAGATTGGGAAAAGCAAATGAAATGGAAGCAAATTTTTGTAGTTGAGGATAATGGAAAAGTTATCGCTACAGGTGCATTAGCTAATTTTGGGGATAATACTTATCCTAAATATTATATATCAAATTTTTTTGTAAAACCTGAAAATCAAAATAAGGGCGTAGGCGAAATCCTTTTTAAATATATATTGAAGCTTGTAAGAGATAGTAAAGTAAAATTTTTGCATGTGCCAAGCAGTAGAAATGGAATTGAATTCTATAAAAAAATGGGATTTATTGAGGACAGTATTCAAAATGATAAATTAGATGAAATTACATGGATGACTATGAATATATCATAA
- a CDS encoding class I SAM-dependent methyltransferase, producing the protein MEIKWEQQWDKIYKEQGEVQSDVLPTVKVAMDIFKKNNCKSVMDLGCGTGRHSIYLANQGFKVYATDISETGLEITKSKAEKLNLNNIEFKQHDMRNISFDNNLFDGILCLWTTGHGTLEDSRKNVNEIYRVLKPNGVVVIDYVSIDDKNYGKYKLDDFLKRG; encoded by the coding sequence ATGGAGATTAAGTGGGAACAGCAATGGGATAAAATATATAAAGAACAGGGAGAAGTTCAATCTGATGTACTGCCAACTGTAAAAGTAGCTATGGATATTTTTAAGAAAAACAATTGCAAGAGTGTAATGGATTTAGGATGTGGTACAGGAAGACATTCAATATATCTTGCCAATCAAGGTTTCAAAGTATATGCTACAGATATTTCTGAAACAGGATTAGAAATAACTAAATCAAAGGCTGAAAAATTGAATTTGAACAATATTGAATTTAAACAACATGATATGAGAAATATATCTTTTGATAATAATTTATTTGATGGCATTTTATGCTTATGGACAACAGGCCATGGCACATTAGAGGATTCTCGTAAAAATGTAAATGAAATATACAGAGTATTAAAACCTAATGGGGTAGTAGTTATTGATTATGTTTCAATAGATGATAAAAATTATGGTAAATATAAATTAGATGATTTTTTAAAGCGAGGTTAA
- a CDS encoding HAD family hydrolase, with protein MKNDVDVVFFDLFHTLITPRYSDFRNENDVLKITQKEWEKYAEDNELYLHRAIGKEKNPQKIIESIVKKMKREVSENEKQEILKLREERFKKSLIDIDFIILNVLIDLKKNGKKICLISNADIIDVMHWKESPLNNLFDDTIFSYKVGYLKPQAEIYHIALKRMNAIPQKCIFVGDGGSDELKGAKELGIKTILTGYLLKKEEKEHNAIKKFADYYIEDFKEIIDIVNY; from the coding sequence ATGAAAAATGATGTAGATGTTGTATTCTTTGACTTGTTCCACACATTGATAACACCCAGATATAGTGATTTTAGAAATGAAAATGATGTATTAAAGATAACACAAAAGGAATGGGAAAAATATGCAGAAGATAATGAATTATACTTACATAGAGCAATTGGAAAGGAAAAAAATCCTCAGAAGATAATTGAAAGTATTGTCAAAAAAATGAAAAGAGAAGTTAGCGAAAATGAAAAACAAGAAATTTTAAAATTAAGAGAAGAGAGATTTAAAAAATCTTTAATAGATATAGACTTTATAATTCTTAATGTTCTTATAGATTTAAAGAAAAATGGGAAAAAGATATGTTTGATTAGTAATGCAGACATAATTGATGTAATGCATTGGAAAGAGTCTCCTCTAAATAATTTGTTTGATGATACGATATTTTCATATAAAGTAGGATATTTAAAACCACAAGCTGAAATATACCATATTGCATTAAAAAGGATGAATGCTATTCCACAAAAATGTATTTTTGTTGGAGATGGTGGTTCTGATGAACTAAAAGGTGCAAAAGAATTAGGAATAAAAACTATATTAACAGGATACTTATTAAAAAAGGAAGAAAAAGAACATAATGCAATAAAGAAATTTGCAGATTATTATATAGAAGATTTTAAAGAAATTATTGATATAGTAAATTATTGA
- a CDS encoding isochorismatase family protein gives MDKYIRPNLKKAAIITIDTQNDFSLPGAVAAYDVLPNIAKILNTCRENNVPIIHVIRIYKEDASNVDKGKVH, from the coding sequence ATGGATAAATATATAAGACCTAATCTGAAAAAAGCAGCGATTATAACTATTGATACTCAAAATGATTTTAGTTTACCTGGAGCAGTTGCCGCATATGATGTCTTACCCAATATAGCTAAAATATTGAATACCTGTAGAGAAAACAATGTACCAATTATACATGTTATTCGAATTTATAAAGAAGATGCTTCCAATGTTGATAAGGGAAAAGTGCATTAA
- a CDS encoding Cof-type HAD-IIB family hydrolase, protein MFDVIALDLDGTLLKNDKTVSEETIRTLKKHEKLGRQIVIVTARPPRLEPIKLPVELQREFMIFYNGAEIYHNNKRIYSENISLASAKNIKDLILQDYSECKIGFEINNKLYTNFKNNSIFGTTEFETINLNIFQLKSPAKILIDMSNIHNIDAFRLKIPLDCNLIITDNGKLGQIMAHGVNKLNALRYILNKLSTSIDRVMFFGDDINDIELIKESGIGVAMGNAVAKVKDAANYITSSNEEDGIAVFLNRL, encoded by the coding sequence ATGTTTGATGTAATTGCTCTTGATTTAGATGGAACGCTATTAAAAAATGATAAAACAGTTTCAGAAGAAACAATAAGAACTTTGAAAAAGCATGAAAAGTTAGGTAGGCAAATAGTTATTGTTACAGCAAGACCTCCCAGATTGGAACCAATAAAACTTCCAGTGGAATTACAACGAGAATTCATGATATTTTATAATGGAGCAGAAATTTACCATAATAATAAAAGGATATATAGCGAAAATATATCTTTAGCTTCGGCCAAAAATATCAAAGATTTAATATTACAGGATTATAGCGAATGTAAGATAGGCTTTGAAATTAATAATAAATTGTACACTAATTTTAAAAATAATAGTATTTTTGGAACTACTGAGTTTGAAACCATTAATTTAAATATTTTTCAGTTGAAATCTCCTGCGAAAATTCTAATAGATATGAGCAATATACATAATATTGATGCTTTTAGATTGAAAATACCTTTAGATTGCAATCTAATTATAACTGATAATGGGAAATTGGGGCAGATTATGGCTCATGGAGTAAATAAATTAAATGCATTAAGATATATTCTTAATAAACTCAGTACAAGTATTGATAGAGTAATGTTTTTTGGTGATGATATTAATGATATTGAACTAATAAAAGAAAGTGGTATAGGAGTAGCAATGGGAAATGCAGTCGCAAAGGTAAAAGATGCTGCAAATTATATAACATCAAGCAATGAAGAAGATGGAATTGCAGTTTTCTTAAATAGATTATAA
- a CDS encoding GNAT family N-acetyltransferase: MGNIVLLENKLTAEQFCNLEEAVGFGRQNIRQSEKAIKNSIYSISVNIEEEVIGMGRLVGDGARIFYIQDVCVKPEFQRKGIGKLIIEKLLDYIKNNSIPNSRVTVGLMAAKGKEGFYQKLGFRIRPNEKEGNGMMINIQI; encoded by the coding sequence ATGGGTAATATTGTATTATTAGAAAACAAATTAACTGCGGAACAATTTTGTAATTTAGAGGAAGCGGTAGGCTTTGGAAGACAAAATATTAGGCAAAGTGAGAAGGCTATTAAAAATAGTATATATTCTATTTCTGTAAATATAGAAGAAGAAGTTATTGGAATGGGTAGATTGGTTGGAGATGGTGCAAGGATATTTTATATACAAGATGTTTGTGTCAAGCCAGAGTTTCAAAGAAAAGGAATTGGAAAGTTGATTATTGAAAAGTTACTTGATTATATTAAAAATAATAGTATACCAAATTCAAGGGTTACAGTCGGGTTAATGGCAGCAAAAGGTAAAGAAGGATTCTACCAAAAGCTAGGATTTAGAATTCGTCCCAATGAAAAAGAAGGTAACGGAATGATGATAAACATACAAATATAG
- a CDS encoding methyltransferase domain-containing protein: MKYLKSKKYDTKFIRENMMGPNSIKILEELMNEVNLKSDMRVLDLGCGRGLTSIFLAKEFGVQVFAADLWISATDNYNRFKKLELENSIIPIHSDATKLPFADEYFDAVISVDAYHYFGSNNQYFDSYLAPLIKKGGTIAIGIPGMKKEIIGEVPEEMKPYWPEEALATWNSCNWWKKIFEQSENIDICSIKEMIGFKEPWNDWLACENEFAIGDRAMLKADGGRYMNLISIIGKKK, translated from the coding sequence GTGAAATATTTAAAAAGTAAAAAATATGATACTAAATTTATAAGAGAAAATATGATGGGACCAAATTCTATAAAGATTTTAGAAGAATTAATGAATGAAGTTAATCTAAAAAGTGATATGAGAGTTTTAGACTTAGGCTGTGGAAGGGGCTTAACATCTATATTCTTAGCAAAGGAATTTGGAGTTCAAGTTTTTGCTGCTGATTTATGGATATCAGCAACCGACAATTATAATCGATTCAAAAAATTGGAATTAGAAAATTCAATAATTCCAATACATTCAGATGCTACTAAATTACCTTTTGCAGATGAGTATTTTGATGCAGTGATTAGTGTTGATGCATATCATTATTTTGGAAGTAATAATCAATATTTTGATAGTTATCTAGCACCTCTTATTAAAAAAGGTGGAACTATTGCAATTGGAATACCAGGGATGAAAAAGGAGATTATTGGTGAAGTACCGGAGGAAATGAAGCCCTATTGGCCAGAAGAAGCCTTAGCTACATGGAATTCTTGCAATTGGTGGAAAAAGATATTTGAACAATCGGAAAATATAGATATTTGTTCAATAAAAGAAATGATAGGATTTAAAGAACCCTGGAATGATTGGTTAGCATGTGAAAATGAATTTGCAATTGGTGATAGAGCTATGCTTAAAGCAGATGGGGGAAGATACATGAATTTAATTTCAATTATTGGTAAGAAGAAATAA
- a CDS encoding GNAT family N-acetyltransferase, with protein MKIRQEKPDDYLEVYELVKKSFATSSHADGTEPDYLNEIRKKDSFIPELSLVVENHDGKLIGQVVLYKTIITLLDRKITELLLSPISVHPDFFRQGIACAMMEEAFKIALKMGYSAVFLCGNPDFYHKIGFRPTYEFYIFHINDRSKKAEWCMVRELTVGALKNINGTIDIN; from the coding sequence ATGAAAATACGACAAGAAAAACCAGATGATTATTTAGAAGTTTATGAGCTTGTAAAAAAATCCTTTGCAACATCTTCTCATGCTGATGGTACGGAGCCAGACTATTTGAATGAGATTCGCAAAAAAGATTCATTTATTCCTGAACTTTCTTTGGTTGTAGAAAATCATGATGGAAAACTGATTGGACAAGTTGTTTTGTATAAAACAATTATTACTTTATTGGATAGAAAAATCACTGAATTACTTTTATCTCCCATATCTGTGCACCCAGATTTTTTTCGTCAAGGTATTGCATGTGCAATGATGGAAGAAGCATTCAAAATAGCCCTAAAAATGGGGTATTCTGCTGTTTTCCTTTGTGGGAATCCAGATTTTTATCACAAAATTGGTTTTAGACCAACCTATGAATTTTATATATTTCATATCAATGACCGCTCAAAGAAAGCAGAATGGTGCATGGTACGTGAATTAACAGTGGGAGCACTGAAAAATATAAATGGAACTATAGATATAAATTGA
- a CDS encoding GNAT family N-acetyltransferase, which yields MTIIRENILTANQFNMLFNSVGWDSPSKEQTQTALKNSLCTFAIYKEDNLVGMARLLGDSAMSYYVKDFVILPDYQGNGLGKALMNHMISFIKQQLPKGYKVSVELISSTGKEPFYSKFGFEERPCQCDGAGMFMMVKA from the coding sequence ATGACAATAATCAGAGAGAATATTTTAACAGCAAATCAGTTTAATATGCTTTTTAATTCTGTTGGGTGGGACTCACCAAGTAAAGAACAAACTCAAACTGCACTAAAAAATTCGCTTTGTACATTTGCTATTTATAAAGAAGATAATCTTGTAGGTATGGCAAGACTCCTTGGTGACAGTGCTATGAGTTATTATGTAAAAGATTTTGTAATTCTACCTGATTATCAAGGGAATGGATTAGGAAAAGCATTAATGAATCATATGATTTCATTTATAAAACAACAGTTACCTAAAGGATATAAAGTAAGTGTTGAACTTATTAGTTCAACGGGAAAAGAACCATTCTATAGTAAATTTGGCTTTGAAGAAAGACCTTGCCAATGTGATGGTGCAGGAATGTTCATGATGGTTAAAGCATAA
- a CDS encoding NUDIX hydrolase — protein MIKVNFYRLNTIEDSKLLFAVIMAKYNGKWIYVKHKKRNTWEIPGGHREKNETIDSTASRELFEETGAKKFNITPICIYSVDRDGAKDYTESFGQLFYAEIETLDKLPDFEINEIKLFDNIPENLTYPLIQPFLHEKVLKIFN, from the coding sequence ATGATAAAAGTAAACTTTTATAGATTGAATACAATAGAAGATAGTAAATTATTATTTGCTGTGATAATGGCCAAATATAATGGAAAATGGATTTATGTAAAACACAAAAAGAGAAATACTTGGGAAATCCCTGGTGGACATAGAGAAAAAAATGAAACTATAGATTCTACAGCTTCAAGAGAATTATTTGAAGAAACAGGAGCAAAAAAGTTTAATATAACTCCAATATGTATTTATTCTGTAGATAGAGATGGAGCTAAGGATTACACTGAATCTTTTGGACAGCTATTTTATGCAGAAATAGAAACATTAGATAAGTTACCTGATTTTGAGATAAATGAAATAAAACTATTTGATAATATACCGGAGAATTTAACATATCCTTTAATCCAACCCTTTTTACATGAGAAAGTATTGAAAATATTTAACTAA
- a CDS encoding ribose-phosphate pyrophosphokinase: MSNNQVFTHNNGELGLIVLESFRELGVKINEHIQQRRNVDDNFLLPVDEIRFSNGEGKVKLSESVRGKDIYILCDIGNHSCTYNMFGIENHKGPDEHFQDIKRTVSAIRGKAKRITVIMPLLYESRQHRRKGRESLDCALALQELERLGVQEILTFDAHDPNVQNAIPLLSFENLYPTYDILKTIIKEEKGIKIPKKDMLVISPDTGAMDRAIYYSSVLGVDVGLFYKRRDHSTIVNGKNPIVKHEYMGRDVENQDVLIVDDMIASGESVLDIAKELKLKKAKNVYVATTFAFFTEGLEKFQKYYDDNIITRVYSTNLTYISPELEKTEWFRPVDMSELLAIIINRLNREQSIAKFMDATYVIHELIRNEN, encoded by the coding sequence ATGAGCAACAATCAAGTTTTCACCCATAATAATGGAGAATTGGGTCTAATTGTTTTAGAGAGTTTTAGAGAATTGGGAGTAAAAATTAATGAACACATTCAACAAAGACGAAATGTAGATGATAATTTTTTGTTACCTGTAGATGAAATACGTTTTTCTAATGGTGAAGGTAAAGTAAAACTTTCAGAATCAGTTAGAGGGAAAGATATTTATATACTTTGCGATATAGGAAACCACAGTTGTACATATAACATGTTTGGTATAGAAAATCACAAGGGACCAGATGAGCACTTTCAAGATATTAAGAGAACTGTATCTGCTATAAGGGGAAAGGCTAAAAGAATAACTGTTATAATGCCCCTACTTTACGAATCAAGACAGCATAGAAGAAAGGGAAGAGAGTCTTTAGACTGTGCACTAGCTCTTCAGGAATTAGAACGTTTAGGAGTGCAGGAGATATTGACTTTCGATGCTCATGACCCCAATGTTCAAAATGCAATTCCACTATTGTCCTTTGAAAATTTATACCCTACATATGATATTCTTAAAACTATTATTAAAGAAGAAAAGGGTATAAAAATACCTAAAAAAGATATGCTTGTTATAAGTCCTGATACAGGCGCTATGGATAGAGCTATATATTATTCAAGTGTTCTTGGTGTGGATGTTGGATTATTCTATAAGAGAAGAGATCATTCCACAATCGTAAATGGTAAAAATCCTATAGTTAAACATGAATATATGGGCAGAGATGTTGAAAATCAAGATGTTTTAATAGTTGATGATATGATTGCCTCAGGAGAATCTGTACTTGATATAGCAAAGGAATTAAAATTGAAGAAAGCTAAAAATGTTTATGTTGCTACTACTTTTGCCTTCTTTACAGAAGGATTGGAAAAGTTCCAAAAATATTATGATGATAATATAATAACTAGAGTTTACTCTACAAATTTGACTTATATATCACCTGAACTTGAGAAAACTGAATGGTTTAGACCAGTTGATATGTCAGAGCTTTTAGCAATAATAATAAATAGATTAAACAGAGAACAATCCATTGCTAAATTTATGGATGCTACTTATGTAATACATGAACTTATAAGAAATGAAAATTAG
- a CDS encoding NfeD family protein: MERVYTIIFFVGVIYTVVTFLFGGLLGIIDAGLDAHIDTSLDGSSPFILPLKPITIVSFITVFGGIGIIGTHYKFNWIVILIIAIILGLIVSWLLYRFIVIPLYRAQNTSAVYQEKLIGMTATVISPILKNGFGTIAYVVNGSKYNAPAQHVGKEEIKQGQEVLIYEIKNNVFYVEPLNSDYKKGS, from the coding sequence ATGGAACGAGTATACACAATTATATTTTTTGTGGGAGTTATTTATACAGTGGTTACCTTTTTATTTGGAGGTCTTTTAGGTATTATTGACGCTGGATTGGATGCACATATTGATACATCTTTAGATGGCAGCAGTCCTTTTATACTTCCATTAAAACCTATAACTATAGTTTCCTTTATTACTGTATTTGGAGGAATAGGTATTATTGGAACTCATTATAAATTTAATTGGATAGTCATACTTATAATAGCAATAATTTTAGGGCTTATAGTTTCGTGGTTATTATATAGATTTATAGTAATTCCTCTGTATAGAGCTCAAAATACAAGTGCAGTTTATCAGGAGAAACTTATCGGTATGACAGCGACGGTTATATCCCCAATACTGAAGAATGGATTCGGTACCATAGCTTATGTTGTTAACGGCAGTAAATATAATGCACCAGCACAGCATGTGGGAAAAGAAGAGATAAAACAAGGACAAGAAGTACTTATCTATGAAATAAAAAACAATGTATTTTATGTAGAACCCTTAAATAGTGATTATAAAAAAGGTTCTTAG
- a CDS encoding flotillin family protein: MDFSILIVPGIIVVVIILLIAGVFSMWKRVPQDKALVVTGMKKRVITGGGGFVIPLLERTDKISLENMEIEVRIDGALTGQGVGIMADGVAVVKVKSDTDSILSAAEQFNTSNGLQHTLQVIEHTTKNVLEGKLREIVSKMTIEEIYKDREKFASHVQEVAAIDLSQMGLELKVLTIKEISDRNGYLEALGKPRIAAVKRDALIAEAEAAKETKIRTAEANRLGEAAKILSETQIAESSKEKELKVQSYRSEQEKAKAASDLSYEIEANKAKKEVTETQVQVEITKKQKERELAEAALQVELTKKDREIELAEKEALRKERELEATVKKQAEADKYSQLQTADAVRYKEIADAEARAKSIELEGKAKSEALRLQGMAEVDIIREKGKAEAEAMMKKAEAFKLYNDAAMTQMIIEKLPEIAKAVAEPLSKTEKIVIVDNGSREGNGKGAAKVTGYVNDIVSQLPETVEALTGVNILDFLSKKVSKDDKEEKETSK; this comes from the coding sequence ATGGATTTCAGTATATTGATTGTTCCAGGCATAATTGTAGTTGTAATTATATTATTAATAGCAGGTGTTTTTTCCATGTGGAAAAGAGTACCTCAGGACAAAGCTTTAGTAGTAACAGGTATGAAAAAGAGAGTAATCACCGGAGGTGGTGGATTTGTAATACCTCTTCTTGAAAGAACAGATAAGATTTCTCTTGAAAATATGGAGATTGAAGTAAGGATTGACGGGGCATTAACTGGACAAGGTGTTGGAATAATGGCTGATGGAGTTGCCGTAGTAAAGGTAAAATCAGATACAGATTCTATTTTATCCGCAGCAGAACAATTTAACACTTCCAATGGACTTCAACATACACTTCAGGTTATTGAACACACCACTAAAAATGTTCTTGAAGGTAAACTTAGAGAAATTGTTTCAAAGATGACTATAGAGGAAATTTACAAGGACAGAGAAAAGTTTGCTTCCCATGTTCAGGAAGTTGCGGCTATTGATCTCTCACAAATGGGATTGGAACTTAAGGTATTGACTATTAAAGAAATATCCGATAGAAATGGATATTTAGAAGCTCTTGGTAAGCCAAGAATAGCCGCTGTTAAGAGAGATGCACTTATTGCAGAGGCAGAAGCTGCAAAGGAAACAAAGATAAGAACTGCTGAGGCAAATAGATTAGGGGAAGCTGCAAAAATTTTATCTGAAACTCAAATTGCTGAATCCTCTAAAGAAAAGGAATTAAAAGTACAATCCTATAGAAGTGAACAGGAAAAAGCAAAAGCTGCATCTGATTTGTCCTATGAAATAGAAGCCAATAAGGCAAAGAAAGAAGTTACAGAAACACAAGTACAAGTTGAAATAACTAAGAAACAGAAAGAAAGAGAATTGGCAGAAGCAGCACTTCAGGTAGAGCTTACCAAAAAAGATAGAGAAATAGAATTAGCTGAAAAAGAAGCACTTAGAAAAGAAAGAGAATTAGAAGCTACTGTGAAGAAACAGGCAGAAGCAGATAAGTATAGTCAGCTTCAAACGGCTGATGCAGTAAGATATAAAGAAATTGCAGATGCAGAAGCAAGAGCAAAATCCATTGAACTGGAAGGTAAAGCAAAATCAGAGGCCTTAAGACTTCAAGGTATGGCAGAGGTTGATATAATAAGAGAAAAAGGTAAAGCAGAGGCGGAAGCTATGATGAAAAAAGCAGAAGCTTTTAAATTGTACAATGATGCTGCTATGACTCAAATGATAATAGAAAAACTGCCTGAAATTGCAAAAGCAGTAGCTGAACCACTATCAAAAACAGAAAAAATTGTAATTGTGGATAATGGAAGTAGAGAAGGAAATGGTAAGGGAGCAGCAAAAGTTACTGGATATGTGAATGATATTGTATCTCAGCTCCCAGAAACCGTTGAAGCTCTAACGGGAGTGAATATTTTGGATTTTCTGTCAAAGAAAGTTTCTAAGGATGATAAAGAAGAAAAAGAAACTTCAAAATAA